In one window of Leptidea sinapis chromosome 31, ilLepSina1.1, whole genome shotgun sequence DNA:
- the LOC126973973 gene encoding uncharacterized protein LOC126973973, translating to MVNCGSCGQEARDCVQCSSCSRHFDYQCSGITEAGYRKLGIERQAAWRCPSCKSGGSAISPRIISGESGLLPKPVTLDQVMQELRNIKRTVDSVSNIVAGIESIKSDVSELKTSMGQFTLKFQGLEERIHVIEQAQAEVLKLSDRILTMESDLNDKNQWMRLNNVEIKGVPMKDRENLFEIINKIGNKIQYPITKQNINFLARVPSRDGLAVRAKPIIVSFLSRYVKEDFVASARSFKKLIAADIDLPGTSPIFINDHLTVENKILLKKTKKLKEEKNFDFVWVKNCKIFARKNPGSKIITIKSEKDLLKMQ from the coding sequence ATGGTTAACTGTGGAAGTTGTGGTCAGGAAGCAAGAGACTGTGTTCAATGCAGTTCATGTTCTAGGCATTTTGACTACCAATGCTCAGGTATTACCGAGGCCGGGTACCGTAAACTTGGCATAGAAAGGCAGGCAGCCTGGAGATGTCCTTCCTGCAAATCTGGTGGATCAGCTATTTCACCTCGTATAATTTCAGGAGAAAGCGGCTTATTACCCAAGCCAGTGACATTGGATCAAGTCATGCAAGAGCTCAGAAATATCAAACGCACAGTGGATTCGGTGTCAAACATTGTTGCGGGTATCGAAAGCATTAAAAGTGACGTCAGCGAGTTGAAAACCTCAATGGGTCAATTCACATTAAAATTTCAAGGTCTAGAAGAAAGGATCCATGTTATAGAACAAGCCCAAGCTGAGGTTCTGAAGCTAAGTGACCGTATTCTTACTATGGAAAGTGACCTGAATGATAAAAATCAGTGGATGCGGCTGAATAATGTGGAGATCAAAGGTGTTCCCATGAAGGACCGTGAAAACCTGTttgaaattataaacaaaattggaaataaaattcaatatcccatcacaaaacaaaatataaattttttggcGAGAGTGCCTTCGAGAGATGGCCTAGCCGTCAGGGCCAAGCCGATTATAGTTTCATTTTTAAGTAGGTATGTGAAAGAGGATTTTGTTGCCTCTGCACGTTCATTCAAGAAGTTGATTGCTGCGGACATTGACTTGCCAGGTACCtcgccaatatttattaatgaccATTTAACTGTGGAAAATAAGATCCTtcttaagaaaactaaaaaattgaAGGAAGAAAAGAACTTTGATTTCGTCTGGGTAAAAAACTGCAAAATATTCGCAAGAAAAAACCCGGGATCCAAAATAATAACTATCAAGAGCGAGAAAGACTTGTTAAAAATGCAGTGA